The sequence gatctttttcttttgaacaagAAGAAAGCTATGACTGCTGCTACAATTATCAATGAAATGACTATTCCTGCTATTCCACCAGCTCCAATCCCTGATTTGTTGGAGTCTTTGCTACTACTACTGGAATCACCATTGGACCGGGTTTCACGGTTACCGGATTTCGGAGTAGGTGATTTACTGATCGGAGGTGTACCCGGAGGTGGTGGAGGTGCAGGCCCAGAAGTGAATAAATTACCATCTTTTCTGTTTCCAAGATCATTCAGGAAAATAATTAGTTAGATTAGGAAAAATGatccaagaacagaagaaaGTAAACGAAAAACTTACTGCAAGTTAATGCCTTTCAAAGAATCAGGAACCCAGCCTGTGAATCTATTGTTTGCAATATTCCTGAGGAGGAAGCATTCAGAAAACAACATTCAACAGGTGTTTACAAGTTATAAATTCCTAAAAGTGGAAAAGCTTAAGTTACTCACAGATTCTCAAGAGGAAGGGTGGCTAGGATATCGATGGTACCTGAGAACTGATTGTTCTGAAGATAACTGTGAAGTTCAATAGACACAATGTTAGTATTAACTGGTTCACTTTGCAGTGAGCTTTTTTCAATACATTGAGACCTACTTAAAAGAAGTCTTACATTGATTTTGCACTTGTAAGAAAGCTACAGGAGTTTGGGAGAGACCCTGTGATAGCATTGGAAGAGAGGTCCCTGAAAACATACATTAGAAATGTCAAGACATCTGTTTATCAACTAATCAAGTTTCTTAACTGATTCAACTAATGGAAAAAAACGATCTtacaagatagagagagaggtaaGTTTCGTGAAGTCGATAGCTAGTTGCTTCAACTGGTTGTGAGCAAGATTGCTGGACAAAAAACAAATGGAGAGTATTAGATAACCAAACCAATCTTTCTCCAACAGATGTTTGAAGATAAATAATAGAAGAACTTACAGGTACTTGAGAGGTGCCATCAGAGAAATGGAATATTGAGCAGATCCAGTGAACTGGTTATTAGCAAGATTCCTAGACAAATTTCAGAAATTTATCTACTTGCAAACACACAAAGAAACTTGTAATAACATGTAACAGAGAGAATCATCAAACTTACAATCGCTCCAAGTTTGGAGGAAGCTGATACGGCAAATCGCCTCCAAGGTTATTGTTGCTTAGATCACTGCAGgtttcagcaaaaaaaaaaaacaatccatgATTGTAAGCCACACtatcaaatacaaacaaaagtaaaaactttGGTGATATCATGGAAGATGAATCTTACAACTCAGTAACAGAAGTCAATTTATCAAGCGTATATCCAAGTGTTCCAGACAGTCCAAGACTTGGTAACTTTCTGCAAGTAGGTAATGTATTAAAAAGCATTGATACAAGAAACAATAAGTGATATATTCAATTTTTGCAATCTCTTCTATAAAAGTCATATACATTTGAGTAACTCGTGAACCAGAGCAAGTAACGCCTCTCCAGTTTTGGCCACAAGGATCACCTCCTGATGCTGTCCATTGTGATAGCTGTCCTGGAGAATTCATGGAGGTGAACATGATGTTCAACGCAGAAGCTGCACATATTGAGAACCACAAGACCATTAGTGAACTATTCTAAAACATATAGATTGAAATCATAATCatcttgatgatttttttttttttttttttcggttccTTGAAGCAGATCCCANAAGATTTGATATCATTTGAAGGTTTTATGTAAGTAGATAATATTGAAAGAAGTTTAATTTTCCTGTTTAATTGAAGGAATGCTTTAGACTGaacccaaacaaacaaaaaaccccAGAAAAGGGAAGAAGCACACAAGAaaggaaccaaacaaaaatacaaaaagtgggtggaaaaggaaaaaaggtttCAAGATTTGggtgtgagaaaaaaaaaaggaagaaacattTGGTCGAAAACAAAACCTGTTTTGAAGAAAAGAACATATTATGACACAAAGGTTTGAGTTTTGGGATGATTATGAAGGAAATCAAAAGTTGTAGAaggaacataaacccagaatcatccattaaaaaaaaaaaaaaaactaagtaaaaACGATGGATTAAAAAACCTGAAAAGATCGAGACTTTTTTTggaagaaattagaaaaaaaaacacagtggaagattataagaagaagaagaagtattaaAACTCACTATCTGATGCATCTGTAGCACCAAGGATGAAACTTGGCTCAAACCAAACAATGCAGAGTAAAAGCAGAGCCAAAACCACCACCCGACGATTCTCAGTCATCATCTCcctccccctcctcctcctctttccctcttcttcttctctctcttctctctctctctctaaaagcaGATGAGACAGAAGAAAACCCAAATGGCAAAAACCCAAAATCtggttttgtaaattttttcttctgaggagatttttattattattttaattaatagtagtttttttatatttttttttgtcaaacagtagtttttttatatttcaggATAAATTTTTGGTTAGCTTAGATACTATACTGTTTCAGCCATAAGACGAATTTATCGAGTAAAGCTGGCAAGCACGATTTTGCTATTTTAACTAAGAATCCAAGAACCATagaaatagtagtagtagtaggctTCGTCGCTTTGCTTTACAAATTTTTTCTTCCATATACAATACTCCTTTTGCAtcttttaattactattttttatttaatagtaatattttttttgtttttataatgagAGGTAATCCAGAGTTTTATTATCCGATAACAGGATAAGTATAGCGGTTAAGTAGTCCATTCACCGAAAACCATATTACCATTTTAACTAGATAAACTAGGCACGGCTTGGTTCGAAGCATAATTGAAAGATTTTGTGTATTACATTGaacttatttttttcattgaGTACTAAATACAACTTTAGTAGTGATAACATATTTGTTAATCATTTtgcaaaatgtataaaattttgCGGTTTCTGATTTTCTCATGTGAATTTGATGGTTTCTTaagttatttttagaaaatagttCTCATTAATATAGAGCTTTGACGATTAAAAAGAATTGAATAATAtactcaaaaaaatttcaagtttaaGAATTAAGATAGAGTGATTTATAGTTTAAACTTACATAACATATTTTAGTCGCATGAAACTAGTAGTACTAAACTACCGCGACTTTATTACATTTAATActgttggttttattttttttaagtttggctCTTATTACTatgttaaattttcttttaaatttgtccatcaaattttgttaaaaacaattaatcttGGTTGGTGTATCATGGTTATGCTCTCTGACACATTGTCTTTCTTGGTTTTATGCATTTCTCTCGTTcccacaaattaaaagaaaataaaattcaaaatagatacaaaattaaataatagcTACCTGTAGTTTTCATAAGGCCTACGCGCTTTTAAAGGTTGTATTgtatattcttctttcttttctgtattttaatatatactttttagcTTATAACTTACATTTTTTCTGTGAATGACAATGTCATACATATACTGAATTAAGttttatgaccaaaaaaaaaaacgaagctTTCATACAGTATAGATTACTTTGAAGATTGGTTATGATTGGGGTCATTCCATCATTGCTTTGAAGAATTATGCTTTGAAGGATTAATTACTTTCCCTTCACATCTAagtggaattaaaaaaaaaaggaaattgagTGAaaaagttaattgttttttactaaataaaaaagTGAGTTTGTTTGTGCAGGAAAAGgtaagttgttttgtttgtgaataaACATGTGGGTAAAATATGAGTAAGTGACAAACACTAATGTCGCAATTATGGGTATTTAAGGTAGTAATTAATAAAACCATCTTAAAGAAACTCACGAGATTCCTGTAGCGCAAATATGACCTTTTCTATTAAGGAGACAGATATAATTGCAAGTAATTTGATTATTcgtatataagaaaatttaactttgcaaaaaaattatgatacaTCCTTTAAgcgattttttttatatgccaATCATTTCGTTA comes from Camelina sativa cultivar DH55 chromosome 19, Cs, whole genome shotgun sequence and encodes:
- the LOC104767510 gene encoding protein STRUBBELIG-RECEPTOR FAMILY 7-like, which codes for MTENRRVVVLALLLLCIVWFEPSFILGATDASDTSALNIMFTSMNSPGQLSQWTASGGDPCGQNWRGVTCSGSRVTQIKLPSLGLSGTLGYTLDKLTSVTEFDLSNNNLGGDLPYQLPPNLERLNLANNQFTGSAQYSISLMAPLKYLNLAHNQLKQLAIDFTKLTSLSILDLSSNAITGSLPNSCSFLTSAKSIYLQNNQFSGTIDILATLPLENLNIANNRFTGWVPDSLKGINLQKDGNLFTSGPAPPPPPGTPPISKSPTPKSGNRETRSNGDSSSSSKDSNKSGIGAGGIAGIVISLIIVAAVIAFFLFKRKRSKRSSSSTDIEKTDSNINQPIVLASSEFHQENKSVQNPPLVETKKLDTSLSMNLRPPPAERHKSFDDDDSTMRKPIVAKKAAVVMS